The region ACCACACATCCAACACCGCAGGCATCGTGCTCAAACTCGGATTTGTACAATCCTTTGGAGGCGTTTTTTAGTTTGGCCATTAGAAGGGGTTTAGGGTTTATACATCGGTTCTTATTAAGAAGAATCCATAATTTATACTTTAAATATTAGATATCCAAATTGTGTGATTTAAAAACCTGATAAATTTTATTTGAAGATGCTGCCTATAATGTAATATGGGGTCGTAAAATTTGAGGTTTTGATACCGAATTGGAGCTTTGTTAAGGAATTGATTTTATGGTCTTCTTTTTGCCTTGCTAAGGTGCAGGTAGCAGTTCTTAGGTAGGTAGATCATTTTGGTGGAAATTAATGAAAGTGAGTCATTACTTAGGTGTATTTGAAAAGTGATAATGTGTCTTGTGTTGTGCGGAAAGATGCGTGTTTGCTTGTAGCGAAGCCTGGCATGGGGTACAGGTAGGTGCAGGTGCCGGTTTTGCTGTTCGCTTTTTCATTTCTGATAAAGTATTCGTTATTTCAGCTTCATATTTTCAGTTAGGATATTAGCGCATGAACCCTTTTGTACTAGGAGTTGATATTGGAGGCACGCACATAACGGCGGCAACAGTGGACATGGAATCAAGAACGCTGCTGCCCCAGGCACAGGTGCGGGAACACATAGATGCAGGCGCCTCCCCGGAAGAAATCACGACAGCCTGGGCAGGAGCGATGAAGGCGGCTATGGAAAAGTGCACCGAGCGGGTAGGGAAGATCGGGATAGCCATGCCAGGGCCATTTGACTATACTAACGGAATAGCGCTGATGCAGGGGCAGGGCAAATATGACGCGCTGTATGGTGTGGACGTTATCGCCATGGTAGCCGACAAACTCGGACTCTCTAAATCGGATATCCGAACCTTAAACGACGCCGCCTGCTTTCTGCAGGGAGAGGTGTTTGGTGGGGCAGCAAAAGGCTACAGCCGCGCCATCGGCGTGACCCTCGGAACCGGGTTGGGCACTGCCAGATTTAAAGATGGCTTGGCCGAAGACGCCGATCTGTGGGATACGCCTTTCGGTGAAAGTATAGCGGAGGAGTACCTGAGTTCGAGATGGTTTGTGAAGCGCTATAACGAGCTGACGGGAAAGCAAGTGCCCCATGTAAAAGCGATGGTGGACAGGTTACCGCAGGAGCCGGTGGTGGAGGAGATCTTCCGGGAATTTGGCGAGAACCTGGCCACGTTCCTGGTGCCCTTTATCCGGGAGGCGGAGCCAGAGGTATTGGTGCTGGGAGGCAACATCAGTAAGGCCTATGTCCTTTTTGAGTCCGCGCTGCGGCAGGGGCTGGAGCAGCAGCACTGCCTGATTCCTGTTAAAACGGCTATCCTTGGAGAAGAGGCTGCGCTGCTGGGGGCGGCCAGTTTGTGGGTGGAGTAGGTTCACCTCACCCCAACCCTCTCCTAAAAACAGGAGAGGGAACTTTGCAGTACCGGGTCCAACCACCCCTGCCCCTCCTTGGCTTTTTCGAGGGCCCCTACCCCCAAGAGGGGAGCCTGTAACTGCTTTAGCCAAAGTATAAGCTTTATAGCCTCTGCCTCTACAAGTATAACCCACCCCTGGCCCCTCCGAGGAGGGGAATTTCACCTCACCCCAACCCTCTCCTAAGAACAGGAGAGGGAGTTTGTACTTGCTCCTTTCCCTGTCATCTCGAGTACTCTCGAGGCGAGAGCCGAAGAGAGCCAGCGTAGCTGTGAGAAATCTATCGGGAGTTCTAAAGAGTTCTCTCCCATAGGTCGAGATGACAAATAGCTCTGGCTATCGAACTAATTCCCAGCCTTTGGGTTGAGCGCCTTCTATTGATGCGGTGCTGAGCTTGCTCAGCAGCCCGGAGCGCCAGCGAGGAGCAGCTTCAATAGACAGCGCGATGCCCGAAGGCGAGGCCTCCCGGCCTGGAGGGAGCCAAAGTAGGAGATGAAACAGTAGGCTCGTAAGGCTGGAGGATGAACGGGAGCTAGTAAGTATAGCTTGGTTCAGGTTAGACAAGCAGGGGCTAAGAGCGGCACAAGCGGACGCTTGCGCCAGGGAGGCTATAGGAACAGCAAGTATAAATCAACAAGTATAAAATATAGCTCGGGTATAGTAGCACAGCCCAAGTGCAAATTTGACTCTGCGAGCCAGCCGGGTTTCAAACCCGACATCATAGAAGGCACGGGTTGCAAACCCGCGCCAGCGAAAATATTAAGGGATAGTATAAAGTATAGTTATTAATTACTCCATATCTGAGCCAAGTAACAATAAGATGCCAGCATAAAGTATAAAACCACTACCTTACCTATACATCGAGCCGATCATATCGCCGTACTTCTCCATGATCACTTTTCGCTTGAGCTTGAGCGTGGGCGTGAGTTCGCCGCCGCTGATCGTCCAGTGGTGGGGCATCAGCACAAAACGCTTTACCTGCTCCACAGGGTTAAAGTGCTGGTTGTACTGGTTTATCGCCTCTTTAATGAGTGCGCGCACCTGCGTGTCTTCTGCCACGGCAGCGTCGCCAGGGTAGGGTAGGCCCCGCTTCTCGAACCAATCCTTCAGGGCATGGAAGGCAGGTACGATAACGGCCCCCACATACTTCTGCAGCTCGCCCACCACCATGATCTGCTCAATCCAGGTGCTTTCCAACATCTTGTTCTCGATCGGCTGCGGAGCCACATACTTGCCGCCACTGGTCTTAAACAGCTCTTTCTTGCGGTCGGTGATCTTCAGGAACTTGCCGTCTATCATGGTGCCGATGTCGCCGGTGCGCAGCCACTCGCCCTCCATTACCTCAGCTGTCAGGTCAGGCCGTCTGTAGTAGCCCATCATCACGTTAGGGCCTTTGCACAGGATCTCACCATCATCGGCTATCTTTACTTCTACGTTCTCCAGCAGCGGGCCTACTGTGCCAAACATGCGGTTCTGCTCGCTGTAGCGGTTGCCGCTGATGATAGGGGAGGCCTCGGTCAGGCCGTACCCTTCCTGGATAACGATACCTGCCGCGGTGAATATTTTGAGCAGGCGCACCTGACAGGCGGCAGCCCCGGTGATCACAGCCTTCAGTTCTCCACCCAGGGCCTCCCGCCACTTGCTGAAGATAAGCCTGTCAGCCAGGGCCAGTTGCAGGCGATAGCTGAGGGGCAGTGGCTTGTTGATCTCAAATTGCTCTGCCAGCCCCAGCGCCCAGAAGAACAGCTTCTTTTTGGTGCCGGTCAGCGCACTTCCTTTCGCCACGATGCCCTCGTATACTTTCTCGAGCAGGCGCGGAACGGTGGTAAACAGCGTTGGTTTTACCTCGCGCAGGTTCTCGCCGATCTTCTCCATTCCTTCGGCATAGTAAATGGATACACCGCAGTAGAAGTAGCAGTAGGTGGCCATGCGCTCAAATGCGTGGTTGAGGGGCAGGAAGCTAAGCGCCCTTTTGCCGCGCACCCCGATCTCCTCGATCACCTTGGCGCTGCCAAACACGTTGTGGATGATGTTGTAGTGCGAGAGCATCACGCCTTTTGGGGTGCCTGTGGTGCCGGAAGTATAAAGTATAGTGGCCAAGTCTGTCTCTTTCACAGCGTCGCGGTGCCGGTTTACCCGCTGCTGGGTCTCAGGGCTCAGCTCCACCAGCAGCTCTGTCCAGCTTTTGGCGCCCAGCACGGGGTTAAAAGTATAAACGGTGTGCAGGTCGGGCAGGCCGCCTCTTATATGCTGCAGCTTCTCATAAAGGCTGGCATCGCCTACAAAAGCCACTTTTATACCGGCGTCCTGTAGTATAAACTGCAACTCGCTGTCGTTGATGTTCGGGTAGACCGGCACCGACACCGCCCCCGTCTGCTGAATGGCCATGTCCACCAGCATCCACTCCGGACAGTTTTGGCTGATTATCGCGATTTTATCCCGCCCCTCTGCCGTGTTGTCGTTTGCGGATATACCCAGGGTCAGCAGGCCAGCGCTTACCTGGTTTACCTTGTCGTATACTTCCTGGGTGCTGTACTTTCGCCAGGCGCCTTCTTCCTTGGCGCTGAGCATGTCCTCCTGCGGAAAATTCCTTAGCTGATAGGCCAGGCAGTCGAACAGCCTTTGGGGCTCCTCCACCTGCATTGCGTTCTTCTTTTGCATCGTTCACTGTACTTAAACCTGCCAGGCATCCTCCGGCGAGAGGGTAATAAATACGGTATCGCCGGTGGTGAGGTGGTTTTCGGTCGCTTTGATTTTCACCAGATCATCCGGCAACTGTACCTCTACCTCATAAAAACTCCCGAAGTAGCCTATCCTCTTTACTTTACCCGCAAGGGCCTTGTTACCGTTTGCGGCCAACTTAAAGCTCTCGGGCCGCACCAGCATGTTTTTTCCGGTTGGTTTGATGCCGAACACATCCGAGAAAGCCCTGGTGCCCGCGGTGGTGAGGCGGTTATAGCTGCCAAAGAGGGCGGCGGTATACTCGTTTACGGGCTGCCTGTAAATCTGCTCCGGCGTGCCCTGCTGCTGCAACTGCCCGTCTTTGAGCACCAGGATCTCGTCGGCCCAGGAGAGGGTGTCGTGCGGGTCGTGGGAGATGAGGGTGCAGGTAATGTCCATTTCCTCGCTGATGTCGCGGACAACGTCCTTGAGTATACTTTTATGGGCGGTGTCGAGGTTGGAGTAAGGCTCGTCGAGCAGCAGCAGGCTAGGGGCGGTGCTGAGCAGGCGGGCCAGGGCGATGCGCTGGCGCTCGCCACCGGAAAGCTGGTTGGTTTTGCGGGGCAGCAGGTGGGTCACGCGACAGATGTCGTACAGAAAACCCGCTTCCTCACTTGTAAGGGCGTTGGCATACCGCAGCACCTGCTCCACGCGCAGCGAGTGCGGCAGCTCAAAATGCTGCGAGAGGTAGGCAATACCCGGGTGCCCCGGCACCAGCTTCTCTGCCGGGCCAATCACTTCCTCTTCCTCAAAAAACACTTTCCCGGCGGTAGGCTCTACCAGGCCAGCAATGGTTTTGAGCAACGTGCTTTTGCCTGAGCCAGTCTCGCCGGCAATGGCTGTTTTCTGAAACTCCTTTTGTGTAAAGCTGATGTCGTGCAGCACGGTTTTGCCTGCTTCCTCCACCCGGATTCCGGCTACTTCTAAAAAACTCATGTATGCGATAAGGCTAATGTCGATATGGACCTTAAGTAAAAGCAGGCTTTCCGGCTATGAAGGTACAGCTGTTGTCCTGGCAAAAGTATAACCGGGTACCAGGCTGTTTTGATTCGAACAAAGCGGCACAATACCACAGCCCGAATGATACCCGGCGCAAAGGTACGGCATTGTAGTTAGCTTTCCGATTACTGCAGACTTTGTGCATGAGGCCTGCCAACGATGTAATGACATGCTGCCACAGGTAAGCTTTGTTTTGTAGCGCTATAAACAAGGAATTTATGCAAAGACTTCGGCTATCCATACTTGCCTTCCTCACCGTTGTGCAGGTATGCGCACAAGATTTAACGGTATATGGCAAAGTGCTGCACGCCCAGGAACAGGCTGCCTTGCCGGGTGCCCATGTTGTGCTGCACCGCATCACCTATGACAGCAAATTGGAGGTTACCGCGGGCACAGATGGCACTTTCAGGTATACCAATGTGCCACCTGGCATGTATATGCTGCAGGTAAACGTCCAAGGTTTTAGGCCACTCAGGAAGAAGGTGTTGGTGCAGAAGGAGGCGGTAAATGTGGGCATGCTGGAGCTGGAAGAGGTCAGGACCACGAAACAGGAGGTGCTGGAATCAGACAAGGTACCGCTGGGGGAGCAGCTAGGCGACACGCCCTCGTTTAACGCCGGTGCCTTCAGGACTGCCCCCGATGCTAGTACCGGGCCCCCTTTTCCTGAAAGGTTATAGTGCCAGCCAAGACGATGCGCTGGCGTTTCCTGCCGGAAAGCTGGTTGGTTTTACGCGAGCATCCCAAGGTAGATTTAGTGGGGGATGTTATGAGCCTCTACTTTGCGCCTGATGCTGCTATAGTATCGCTTTAAGCAGGTTTAGGCATTCAGCAGGCCAGCGCTTCCTCCATGGTATAAAAGCTGCGCACCGAGAAAGCACCCTTCACCTCATTGGCAGCCTTTTCGGCTGCTTTCTCGCGGTAACCAAGGCCGGTCGTAAGCCTGCAAACTTCTGAAGGCGCGTCGTGCTCAGGTCTTTGGCAAATTGATTTACAATGACGCTATACTCCTGCTCAGGCAGCGTAACAGCAGACTTTCTGGAATTTGCCAGGATCTTTTCAATGTCGTAGTTCCTGACCGTGTCAATCAGCTCTGTTAACATGAAGCGCAGCTCATAAAGCGTGTAATCATGGATATTGGGCCACTCTATAAAGAGGGTGTCAGTCGCGGGATTAAACTCGAGCTTAATGAACCGGTTAGGGATTAACATCAATTTTTCTGAAATGAGGAAAAGGCACATATAAGCCGAAGCTTAAATTACTCACAGGTAAATGCTGTTTTATCCTTTAGAAATTCAGCGTGTATGCCTTGGTTCCTTCCATGAGAGAAATTGCTCCCCGCCTAAAACCTACTGCTGCTCTCCTGCGCTCGTTTGCTTTGCCACCGCCTTTTTTACCGCCGGCGCCACCACGGTGCCCAGCAGCTCGATGGCGTGCAGCATCTTTTTGTGCGGCAGCGTACCCACGCTAAACTGCAGCAGGAAACGGGTGTTTCCGAACAGCTCATACTCGTAAAGGATCTTATCGATAACCTGCTGCGGGCTTCCCACCAGTAGCGAACCCTGCGGCTCCCGCATCATTTCGTAGTGCTCCCGGCTCATGGGTGACCAGCCGCGCTCGCGCCCCAGCTTGCTCATTACCTGGGCGTAAGGGCCGTAGAACTCATCGGCCGCCTTTTGGGAGTCTTCCGAAATATAGCCATGCGAGTTGATGGCCAGCTGAAACTTGGCGGAGTCGTGGCCCGCGCTTTTAAAGGTTTCTTTGTAGAGGTCGGTGAAGGGCACAAAGCGGTCGGGCATGCCGCCAATGATGGCCAGCGCCATGGGCAAACCAAGGCTTGCGGCGCGCACTACCGAGGCAGGCGTTCCCCCTACGGCAATCCAAACGGGCAGCTCATCTTGGTAAGGCCTCGGATATACGCCACGGTTTTCGATGGCCGGCCGGTGTTTGCCGTCCCAGCTGACGCGTTCGTGCCTGTTAATATCCAGTAGCAGCTCCAGTTTCTCCGTGAAGAGGGTGTCGTAATCCTTCAGGTCGTAGCCAAACAGTGGGAAAGACTCGATAAAGGAACCGCGCCCCGCCATGATCTCGGCGCGGCCCTTGGAGAGCAGGTCCACGTGGGCAAAATCCTGGAAAACCCGCACCGGATCGTCGGAGCTGAGCACCGTGACGGCACTGGAAAGTTTGATGTTTTTGGTCCGGACAGCGGCGGCGGCCAACACCACGGCTGGCGAGGAAACCAGATAGTCGGAGCGGTGGTGCTCTCCAATGCCAAATACATCCAGCCCCAGCTGGTCAGCCAGTTCAATTTCCTCGAGCAGGTTGCTGAGTCTTTCCTGGGGTGACAGCAGGTTTCCGTTAACGGGGTCAGGGGTGTTTTCTACGAAGGTGGTGATGCCGATTTCCATGATGGTGTTTCTACTTGGTTTCCTAAAGGATAATGGTGCAAACTATAAAATCTCAGCAGAAGTATAAAACAATAGCTGCCCGTGGGCTGTCTTTTAGCTTTACTTTCTGCCGGTGCTTATCGTTCTTTTATTAAGCAGACAGGATGCAAAATTGTTTTGTAGTTTTAATGTATCACCCTTTAAACGTACCAGACCAAGATGCTCGACATTGTTATAGAAGCCCGAAAAGCAGCGATCGCTCCCGGCATGAGCGTGCGCCGTATTCTCCCTTTTCGCCTGCGCCGGATGGTAGGGCCTTTTATTTTTATGGACCATGCGGGACCAGTAGACCTGCAGCCGGAGCTGGCGCACAACATGGATGTACTACCACATCCGCACATCGGCCTCTCAACCGTCAGCTACCTTTTCGGAGGCCAGGTAACGCACCGCGACAGCCTGGGCGTGGAGCAGGTGATTCGGCCGGGAGAGGTGAACTGGATGACGGCCGGCAGCGGCATTGCCCACTCCGAGCGCTTCGAGGACCCCGCCACGCTGGCCGGCGGCGAACTGGAGATGATCCAGACCTGGGTGGCCCTGCCGGAAAAGGACGAGGAATCGGCTCCTTCGTTCACCAATTATAAACCAGAGCAGCTTCCGGTGTTTACCGACACGGGCGTGTGGATGCGCCTGATTGCCGGCCACGCCTTTGGCCTGCAGAGTAATGTAAAAACCCACTCGCCCATGTTTTACCTGCACGTGGTGCTGGAGCAGGGCGCCCGTTTCGGGTTGCCTAAAGAGCATGCGGAGCGCGGCATTTACGTGGCCAAGGGAAGTATAGAAATAGCCGGCAACACCTATACCGTGGGGCAGATGCTCGTCTTTAACAAAGGGGCAGACCCGGTGATACAGGCCAAAGAGCACACGACGCTGATGCTGCTGGGAGGTGAGCCGCTGGGCGAACGGTATATCTGGTGGAACTTTGTCTCGTCTAGAAAAGACCGCATCGAGCAGGCAAAAGCCGATTGGAAAGATGGTCGTATCCTGTTGCCGCCTTCCGATAACGCCGCGTTTGTGCCGCTGCCGGAGGATAAGTCGAAGCCGGCGGGAGGTCCCGCGCCGCAGGCGCTTTCGTAAGACAGGTCAGGGATTGCAAACCAGGTGGCGTTTCTCTTTGTTTGCATTTTATACTTTTGACTAAACCATACATTGGTACCTTATCACCCGCATGACAGCACCTCCTGATTTGTTTAGGTTGCAGCGGCTCCACTGCAGCGCCTTTTGCCAACCCGCCTCCTCCGAGTTCTACAACATCCTGCTGCTGGAGGGGATCGGCAAGCTCAGCCTGGATTTTACAGAGTATACCTTCGAGGGCAAGATCGCCCTGTTTACCTCACCCTACCAGCACCTGAGTATCAGCGGCACGTCAGATGTGGAGGTGGAGCAACTTACCTTTCACGGCGATTTCTACTGCATCGAGTATCATAAAAACGAGGTGGCCTGCAACGGCCTGCTGTTCAACAACCTCTACAGTCAACCCTTCATCCACTTAAAAGATAAGGAGCTGCACGAGGTGTTCGACAAGCTGCGGGTGGAAATAGAAAAGAACGAAGCCTACTCCGAGCCGGTGCTGCGGACCTACCTGCAACTCATCCTGGCCATCGCCAGCCGGGTGAAGCGGCAGCAACAGCTCGATACCACCGTCGCCCCAAACCCGATGGAAAAATTCAGGGAGCTGCTGGAGCAGCATTTTCTCACCGAGCGCAGCATTACCTTCTATGCCCGGGAAATGGCGCTTTCGCCGGGAGCCTTCTCGCGCAAGTGCCGGCTATACTTTGGCAAGTCGCCCTCGCAGCTGCTGCAGGACAGGGTGGTGCTGGAGGCCAAAAAGCAGCTGCACCTCACGCACAAAAGTATAAAGGAGGTGGCCGTGGCCCTGAACTTTGACGATGAGCATTATTTCAGCCGCTTCTTTAAAAAGCACACGGGCGTATCGCCTACGCTCTTCCGGGAGAAGGTGGGCATCTCAGTGGTGGCGGATTTGTCCATGAGATAGAAAAATCTGTCCATGTTGCCGGGGCAAAGTATAGAGTAGGTTTGCCTTATGAAAGAACTCACACAAAACCTGCTCGTTCAGTTAGCAGATGCACAGCGCTACTTTATTCATTTCCTCCGGATCTCCATTTTTATTGTCATGGCCTGGATCGGGGGCCTGAAAGCCTTCCAGTACGAGGCAGACGGCATCGTGCCTTTTGTGGCCAACAGCCCGTTCATGAGCTTTTTCTATAGCAAAGAGGCGCCGGAGTACGCTCAGTATAAAAACAAGGAAGGGGAGGTGGTGCCCGAGCACATCGCCTGGCACCGGGAAAACAATACCTATGCGTTCTCCTACGCGCTGGGCGCGGTGATCATCGCCATCGGCACGGTCACGCTGCTGGGTATTTTCAGTGCCAAACTTGACCTGGTGGGCGGCCTGTTGACCTTCGGCATGTCCCTTGTAACGCTTTCCTTCCTTGTCACCACCCCCGAAGTATACGTGCCGGACCTGGGCGGGCCGGATCATGGTTTCCCCTACCTGTCGGGTGCAGGGCGACTGGTGCTCAAAGACGTGATCATGATGGCCGGCGGACTCATTGTTGCCTCGGATGCTGCCAGGCGGCTATTGGAGGAGAACCGTGTAAGAGCCGAAAAAGCATCCGTTGGGGGCTGAACCCTGAGCCGGCTATACTTTATACCAGGGCATCCGGCTGCGCCTTCCATTCAGAGAAGTATGAACTGCGGCTAGCCTTAGGAAAGTATACTGATAGTCTTGTAAACGCTTAGGTGAAGTATAAGGAGCGGGCCCGCGCGAAAAGCTTGTGCCGATAAACAACAATCACCAAGAAGCAGCAACTTTTGGCTGCCATAATCAGATCCTGTGCCTGTACTTGTATCCTGCACCAAAATCACTCGCACCTGATTGCGTCCTGCCTGGGCACCACTCCTGAAAGTTGGCATTACAGAAATGTGCTTTCTTGATTTGGGTCAATGACTTGCGGCCTCAACTGGCAGTACCTTTGCATAAGAAAGTATGTCGGCTGGACTTGAACCCTGCAGGGGTATGAGGGCCAGCCGTACAAAATGCATGAGCAATGAACAGGAAGAATTTCATTAAGACATTAGCGATAGGAGCAGCAAGTATGACAAGTATAGCAGCATTCAGCCGGTTTACCAGTGACCTGAAGGAGGATGGGTACCTGATGCCGGTACTGTTCATGGGGCATGGCTCCCCGATGAACGGTATTGAGGACAATGAATTTACCCAGAAGTGGAAGGAACTGGCCAAGGATATCCCCACCCCAAAAGCCGTGGTGGTTGTTTCGGCGCACTGGCTCAGCAAGGGCACCCGCATTACTGCCATGGATTTTCCGAAAACCATCCACGACTTCGGCGGCTTCCCGCAGGAGCTGTTTGCTGTGCAGTACAAGGCACCCGGCTCCCCAGAGATTGCCAAAGAAACGGCTGCCCTGATCAAATCGGCCACCGTGGAGATGGACCACGACTGGGGCCTTGACCATGGCGCCTGGACGGTGATCCGCCACATGTACCCGGAGGCCAACGTGCCGGTGCTGCAGCTCAGCATCGACTACACCAAGGGCCCGCAGTATCATTATGACCTGGCCAAGGAACTCTACAACCTTCGCCGGAAGGGCGTGCTGATCATGGGCAGCGGGAATATGGTGCACAACCTGCGCATGGTGGCCTGGGACAGGCTGGATGATAACGCGTATGGGTTCGACTGGGCCCTCCAGATAAACGATACCTTCAAGGAGCTGATCCGGAACGGCCACCACGATAAACTTATCAAGTATGAGCAGCTGGGCCGGGAGGCAAGACTTGCCATCCCGACACCGGAACATTACTGGCCGCTGCTTTATACGTTAGGCCTGAAAGGCAGCAAAGACGACGTTTCCTTCTTTAACGACAAGGCCGTGGGCGGCTCGCTCACCATGACGTCGGTAAAGCTCGGGTAAGCCCTTATTCCCTGGGGCTGGAACCTGGATGGGAGAGCTCCTACCTTGAA is a window of Pontibacter kalidii DNA encoding:
- a CDS encoding ROK family protein, which produces MNPFVLGVDIGGTHITAATVDMESRTLLPQAQVREHIDAGASPEEITTAWAGAMKAAMEKCTERVGKIGIAMPGPFDYTNGIALMQGQGKYDALYGVDVIAMVADKLGLSKSDIRTLNDAACFLQGEVFGGAAKGYSRAIGVTLGTGLGTARFKDGLAEDADLWDTPFGESIAEEYLSSRWFVKRYNELTGKQVPHVKAMVDRLPQEPVVEEIFREFGENLATFLVPFIREAEPEVLVLGGNISKAYVLFESALRQGLEQQHCLIPVKTAILGEEAALLGAASLWVE
- a CDS encoding AMP-dependent synthetase/ligase; this translates as MQKKNAMQVEEPQRLFDCLAYQLRNFPQEDMLSAKEEGAWRKYSTQEVYDKVNQVSAGLLTLGISANDNTAEGRDKIAIISQNCPEWMLVDMAIQQTGAVSVPVYPNINDSELQFILQDAGIKVAFVGDASLYEKLQHIRGGLPDLHTVYTFNPVLGAKSWTELLVELSPETQQRVNRHRDAVKETDLATILYTSGTTGTPKGVMLSHYNIIHNVFGSAKVIEEIGVRGKRALSFLPLNHAFERMATYCYFYCGVSIYYAEGMEKIGENLREVKPTLFTTVPRLLEKVYEGIVAKGSALTGTKKKLFFWALGLAEQFEINKPLPLSYRLQLALADRLIFSKWREALGGELKAVITGAAACQVRLLKIFTAAGIVIQEGYGLTEASPIISGNRYSEQNRMFGTVGPLLENVEVKIADDGEILCKGPNVMMGYYRRPDLTAEVMEGEWLRTGDIGTMIDGKFLKITDRKKELFKTSGGKYVAPQPIENKMLESTWIEQIMVVGELQKYVGAVIVPAFHALKDWFEKRGLPYPGDAAVAEDTQVRALIKEAINQYNQHFNPVEQVKRFVLMPHHWTISGGELTPTLKLKRKVIMEKYGDMIGSMYR
- a CDS encoding ABC transporter ATP-binding protein; protein product: MSFLEVAGIRVEEAGKTVLHDISFTQKEFQKTAIAGETGSGKSTLLKTIAGLVEPTAGKVFFEEEEVIGPAEKLVPGHPGIAYLSQHFELPHSLRVEQVLRYANALTSEEAGFLYDICRVTHLLPRKTNQLSGGERQRIALARLLSTAPSLLLLDEPYSNLDTAHKSILKDVVRDISEEMDITCTLISHDPHDTLSWADEILVLKDGQLQQQGTPEQIYRQPVNEYTAALFGSYNRLTTAGTRAFSDVFGIKPTGKNMLVRPESFKLAANGNKALAGKVKRIGYFGSFYEVEVQLPDDLVKIKATENHLTTGDTVFITLSPEDAWQV
- a CDS encoding carboxypeptidase-like regulatory domain-containing protein: MQRLRLSILAFLTVVQVCAQDLTVYGKVLHAQEQAALPGAHVVLHRITYDSKLEVTAGTDGTFRYTNVPPGMYMLQVNVQGFRPLRKKVLVQKEAVNVGMLELEEVRTTKQEVLESDKVPLGEQLGDTPSFNAGAFRTAPDASTGPPFPERL
- a CDS encoding LLM class flavin-dependent oxidoreductase, whose translation is MEIGITTFVENTPDPVNGNLLSPQERLSNLLEEIELADQLGLDVFGIGEHHRSDYLVSSPAVVLAAAAVRTKNIKLSSAVTVLSSDDPVRVFQDFAHVDLLSKGRAEIMAGRGSFIESFPLFGYDLKDYDTLFTEKLELLLDINRHERVSWDGKHRPAIENRGVYPRPYQDELPVWIAVGGTPASVVRAASLGLPMALAIIGGMPDRFVPFTDLYKETFKSAGHDSAKFQLAINSHGYISEDSQKAADEFYGPYAQVMSKLGRERGWSPMSREHYEMMREPQGSLLVGSPQQVIDKILYEYELFGNTRFLLQFSVGTLPHKKMLHAIELLGTVVAPAVKKAVAKQTSAGEQQ
- a CDS encoding pirin family protein; the encoded protein is MLDIVIEARKAAIAPGMSVRRILPFRLRRMVGPFIFMDHAGPVDLQPELAHNMDVLPHPHIGLSTVSYLFGGQVTHRDSLGVEQVIRPGEVNWMTAGSGIAHSERFEDPATLAGGELEMIQTWVALPEKDEESAPSFTNYKPEQLPVFTDTGVWMRLIAGHAFGLQSNVKTHSPMFYLHVVLEQGARFGLPKEHAERGIYVAKGSIEIAGNTYTVGQMLVFNKGADPVIQAKEHTTLMLLGGEPLGERYIWWNFVSSRKDRIEQAKADWKDGRILLPPSDNAAFVPLPEDKSKPAGGPAPQALS
- a CDS encoding helix-turn-helix domain-containing protein; amino-acid sequence: MTAPPDLFRLQRLHCSAFCQPASSEFYNILLLEGIGKLSLDFTEYTFEGKIALFTSPYQHLSISGTSDVEVEQLTFHGDFYCIEYHKNEVACNGLLFNNLYSQPFIHLKDKELHEVFDKLRVEIEKNEAYSEPVLRTYLQLILAIASRVKRQQQLDTTVAPNPMEKFRELLEQHFLTERSITFYAREMALSPGAFSRKCRLYFGKSPSQLLQDRVVLEAKKQLHLTHKSIKEVAVALNFDDEHYFSRFFKKHTGVSPTLFREKVGISVVADLSMR
- the rclC gene encoding reactive chlorine resistance membrane protein RclC, whose protein sequence is MKELTQNLLVQLADAQRYFIHFLRISIFIVMAWIGGLKAFQYEADGIVPFVANSPFMSFFYSKEAPEYAQYKNKEGEVVPEHIAWHRENNTYAFSYALGAVIIAIGTVTLLGIFSAKLDLVGGLLTFGMSLVTLSFLVTTPEVYVPDLGGPDHGFPYLSGAGRLVLKDVIMMAGGLIVASDAARRLLEENRVRAEKASVGG
- the ygiD gene encoding 4,5-DOPA-extradiol-dioxygenase, whose protein sequence is MTSIAAFSRFTSDLKEDGYLMPVLFMGHGSPMNGIEDNEFTQKWKELAKDIPTPKAVVVVSAHWLSKGTRITAMDFPKTIHDFGGFPQELFAVQYKAPGSPEIAKETAALIKSATVEMDHDWGLDHGAWTVIRHMYPEANVPVLQLSIDYTKGPQYHYDLAKELYNLRRKGVLIMGSGNMVHNLRMVAWDRLDDNAYGFDWALQINDTFKELIRNGHHDKLIKYEQLGREARLAIPTPEHYWPLLYTLGLKGSKDDVSFFNDKAVGGSLTMTSVKLG